Within the Pseudomonas fulva genome, the region TAAGGGTCAGGCAGATCAGGCCGCGGGCTTCGCGGGCCATGAAATTGATCGCCTGGGGGGTGCAGAATTCGGCGGCGAGCAGCAGGTCGCCCTCGTTCTCGCGGTCTTCGTCGTCCACCAGCAGGACCATCTTGCCCTGGCGGAAGTCATCGATGAGATCACGGATGGGATGGAAGGGCATGGCGGTTCTCGCAGGTCTGGTTATTTTGAATTATGGTATACCGTAATACGAAATCAAGTTAAAGGAGGTCGACCATGAAGGGTTACTGGATCGCGCACGTGGACGTTACCGACCCCGAGCGCTACGTCGAATACACCCGGCGCGCCCCGGCGGCGTTCGCCGCATTCGGCGGCAGGTTTCTCGCCCGCGGTGGGCGTTCGGAAGCGCAGGAAGGCCGTGACACGCCTCAGCGCAGCGTGGTGATCGAGTTTGAATCGTACGAGCAGGCGCTCGCCTGCTACCGCTCCGAGGCCTATCAGGAGGCGAGCAGCCACCGGGCCGGTGCGGCGCGGTCGGAAGTGATCATTGTCGAGGGGATGGCGCCCTGATCGGGTAGGCCCCTGGGGTACAGCCCTCGATCAACCTGGAGTCGCTCGCGGGCCATCGAGGGCGACGCCTTCAGCAGGCTGAACGGCCTGCCCGTGTCAGCCCACGGCCTGTTCGGCCAGAAAGGCATCGAGTTCGCCCGCCGTCGGACAGGTCGCCGGGCCATGCCGGGTGACCGCAATGGCCGCTGCGGCGTTGGCGCGCGCGGCGGCGGCTGGCTCGGGTAGCCCGGCCGCCAGGCTGGCCAGCAATACGCCGATATGCGCATCACCGGCGCCATTGGTATCCAGTGCAGTCACGGCAAAGCCCGGTACCTGCAGGCGCCAGTCGTCCCGGGCCAGCCAGCAGCCCTGGGGGCCGTCGCGCAGGATCACCAGCGCGCCCTGAGGCAGGCGCGCCGTGAGCCGTTGCAGCGCCTGCTCCAGGTTTTCAGCGGCGGTGAATTGCAGGGCTTCTTCACGGTTGCTGCTCCAGATCGCCAGCCGCGCCAGCAACTGCTCGGCGCCAGGGATATCCGGGTTACAGGCCAGCGGGCCGGGGTCGAACACCAGGGCACCTGCAACGCCGCCCTGCTGCAGCCAATTCAGCAGCGGGCCCGCCTTGTCGGCGTGCAGCAGGCTGTAGCCGCTGACCATCACCCAGTCATCGGCCGTGGCGGTTTCGCTGTCGAGATCCTCGGCCTGCAACACGCCTTCGGCGCCGACGCGGGTGATGAACGAGCGCTCGGCGCTGGCATCGGTCAGCGCCACGCACAGGCCGGTGTCGCCGTCATCGCTTGGCGCCAGCCGACAGTCGATGCCCTCGGCCTGCATGGCCTGGCGCGCCATGTCGCCGAAGCGGCCGATCCCGTGCCGGCCCAGGTAGCAGGTGCTCAGGCCATGGCGTGCGGCGGCGGCCATCACGTTGAAGCCGCCACCCACTTCGAAGGCCGCGCTGCTGGCCAGCACATCCTGGCCCGTCGCTGGCAGGGCGCTGACGCTCATCACCAGGTCGACGACCACCTGGCCGGTGTACAGCAACCTAGCGGCCATGGGCGGCCTCGTGGGTCACCGCGGCACGGCGGTCACGGCAGCCACCGAGCAACCCATAGAGGCCACCGGCGACGACGAAGGTGACGATCCAGCCCAGGCCATTCTGGCCAAACCAGGAATCGGCCAGCCAGCCGTGGAACAGCACGTTGTCGGCGCCGATCTTCACCGTGGTGAAGCTGAAGCCCAGCACGATCGCCAGCGCCCAGGCACCCAGGGCGCGCCATTCCACGCCACCGGCGTACCAATAGGCGCTGCTCGGGCTGACGTTCATCAGGTCGGCTGGCTCATAGCGCTGGCGGTGGCGCAGGTCGACCAGGAAGATGCCCACCCAGGCGGTGATCGGCACCGCGAGCATGGAGATGAAGGTGATGAACGGGCCGTAGAAGCTCTCGGCGATCAGCATGAAGTAGATCGAGCCGATGAAGATCACCACGATATCCACCACCACGGCGTAGACCCGCTTGACCTTGAGGCCGAGGGTCAGGGTGGTGAGGCCCGCGGAATACACCGACAGGTTGTTGGACAACAGCAGGCCGCCGAACGCGGTGATCAGGTAGGGCACGGCCATCCAGGTCGGCAGCAGTTCGCGAATCGCCACGATGGGGTCGGTCGCCGAGGCCAGGTGGTCGTTGCCCACCGAGATCAGGCCGCCCAGGGTGATCAGCAGCACCAGCGGGATCCCTGCGCCAAAGGCCGCGGAGGCCACCAGCCCGGCCGCGCGAACGCTCTTGTGCTGGTAGCGCGACATGTCGGCGCCGGCATTGGCCCAGCCGATACCCGTACCGGCCGCCATGGT harbors:
- a CDS encoding purine-cytosine permease family protein, producing MRASEQVGQLETRGIEPVPEHECNGHPLQLFWVWFAANISILGLPLGATLIAFQGLSIGQALVVAILGAGGSFAIVGLLSIAGRRGRAPSLTLSRAIFGMRGNIGPTLVSLGSRLGWETVNTTTAAFVLLSLVSIIQGTPVEAKSAPFLTLLFIGLFVLLTLCVSGLGHATLLVIQKWATWVFGALNLVVGGFLALHIDWALVWAATPAPLSAVLIGVGTMAAGTGIGWANAGADMSRYQHKSVRAAGLVASAAFGAGIPLVLLITLGGLISVGNDHLASATDPIVAIRELLPTWMAVPYLITAFGGLLLSNNLSVYSAGLTTLTLGLKVKRVYAVVVDIVVIFIGSIYFMLIAESFYGPFITFISMLAVPITAWVGIFLVDLRHRQRYEPADLMNVSPSSAYWYAGGVEWRALGAWALAIVLGFSFTTVKIGADNVLFHGWLADSWFGQNGLGWIVTFVVAGGLYGLLGGCRDRRAAVTHEAAHGR
- a CDS encoding DUF1330 domain-containing protein, which produces MKGYWIAHVDVTDPERYVEYTRRAPAAFAAFGGRFLARGGRSEAQEGRDTPQRSVVIEFESYEQALACYRSEAYQEASSHRAGAARSEVIIVEGMAP
- a CDS encoding PfkB family carbohydrate kinase — protein: MAARLLYTGQVVVDLVMSVSALPATGQDVLASSAAFEVGGGFNVMAAAARHGLSTCYLGRHGIGRFGDMARQAMQAEGIDCRLAPSDDGDTGLCVALTDASAERSFITRVGAEGVLQAEDLDSETATADDWVMVSGYSLLHADKAGPLLNWLQQGGVAGALVFDPGPLACNPDIPGAEQLLARLAIWSSNREEALQFTAAENLEQALQRLTARLPQGALVILRDGPQGCWLARDDWRLQVPGFAVTALDTNGAGDAHIGVLLASLAAGLPEPAAAARANAAAAIAVTRHGPATCPTAGELDAFLAEQAVG